DNA sequence from the Caulobacter segnis genome:
CCCTTGGTCGAGACGTCCTTGTCGTCGACGATCACCACGTCGGCCGTCTGCGCCGGCCCGTGGTCGTAGAAGTTGGCCCCGCCCAGCAGCCCCTCGTAGTAGGGCCAGTTGTAGAGGGTGCCGAAGGCGTTGTGGACGCCCACGAAGCCGCCACCGGCCCGCATGTACTGGCGCAGCGCGGTCTTGGCCCCGTCGTCCAGATTGTCGCGCGAGGTCGAGAAGAAGATCACCGCGTTGTAGCCGACCAGGCGCTGCATCTGGGTGACGTCCTCGGTGTAGTCGAGGTCGATGCCGTTCTCCTGGGCCAGGCGCAGCATGCCCTTCTGGACGACATTGTCGTCGCCCAGCGGCGGGTTCAGCCCCGCCCCCAGCGGCGCGCCCAGGTTGGCGTGACGCGGGCCGGCGGTGCGGGTGTAGAGCAGCACCTTCAGCTTGGCGGACTTGGCGCGCGGCCAGTCGTGGAAGCACTTGGGATCGGTCCCGCGGCAGACGCCGTAGTCCATGGCCCCGAGGTTGTCGTTGATCGCCCCGCCGGGATTGCCGGTCTGGGCCAGGGCCGGAGCGGCGATCGCGGTCGCCAGGCCGAGAGCCAGAAGAAGACGGTTCATGTCGGTCCTCACTTGGGCGCCCCTCATTGCGGCAAGGCGAACGCGGTGACCGCGTCGCTGGTCAGTGGGCTGTCCAGGAAGGTGCCGCCCGTCGAGACGATCAGGACGTACTGGCGACCCTCCTTGCCGACATAGGTCATCGGCGTGGCGTGGCCCGAGGCCTCCAGCTTGGTCGACCACAGCTCGGCGCCAGTCTTGGCGTCAAAGGCGCGGAAGCGGCTGTCATCGGTCGCGCCGATGAAGACGACACCGCCGGCGGTGACGATCGGCCCGCCCATGCTGGGGCGGCCGGTCTTCTGGATCGCCTCGGGCAGGCTGTCGGTGACGCCCAGGACGCTTTCCCAGGCGATGGTCCCCTTGTTGACGTCGACGGCCACCAGCTTGCCCCACGGCGGCTTCTGGCACGGCAGGCGACCGGTCGGCTGCCAGAAGCGGCCGAAGGGCTGGTTCATGCGGAAGGGCATGGGGCCGTCGGCGTTGGGGACCAGCGACTGCATCTGGCCCAGGTCGAAGGTGTTGACGATGAAGTAGCCGCTGGACGGGTCGAACGCCCCGCCGCCCCAGTTCACCCCGCCGATCGTGCCGGGGAAGTTCACCGTGGTGCGCCCCGCGCCGGTCGGCAGGTAGGGTCCGCCCAGGTTAATGTTGTTGCTGTCGACCAGGTTCTCGCAGAACGCCTTGTGCTCGGGCGTCAGGTCGGCCAGGTCCGCGCGGCTGGCGGTGATCCGCGACAGCGGCGGCGGCGCCGACGGGAACGGCTGGGTCGGCCAGGCTTCCTCGCCCGCCACGTCGCTCTTGGGGACGGGTTTTTCCTGGACGGGATAGACCGGCTTGCCCGTCACGCGGTCCAGGATGAACATCAGGCCGTTCTTGGAGACGATCCCGACGGCCGGGATGGTCTTGCCGTCCTTCTTGACGTCGAACAGGGTCGGCGGCGCCTCCAGGTCGAAGTCCCAGATGTCGTGGTGGACGACCTGATAGTGCCACAGGCGCTCGCCCGTCTTGGCGTTCAGGGCCACCACGCTGGTGCCGAACAGGTTCGCGCCCTTGCGGTCGCCGCCGAAGCGGTCCCAGGCCGGCGCGCCGAGCGGCACGTAGACGATGCCGCGCGCCTCATCGACGGTCATCAGGCCCCAGCCATTGACGCCCGAGCGCTGCTTGGCGCTGTCGCCAGCCCAGGTGTCCGCGCCGACTTCGCCCGCGCGCGGCACGGTGTGGAAGGTCCAGACCAGCTTGCCCGTCCGCGCGTCCCAGGCGCGGATGTCGCCGGCCGCGCCCAGGGTCGGCTGCTCCTGGGTGTTGGAGCCGGTGATGATCAGATCGCCCCAGACGATCGGCGGCGAGGTCATGCCCAGCGAACCCTGGGTGCCGTTCAGGATCTCGGGCGTACGCATGTCGACGATCCCGGCCTCGCCGAAGCCCTCGGCCGGCTTGCCGGTCTTGGCGTCCAGCGCGACCAGCTTGGCGTCGCGCGTGCCGAACACGATGCGCGGCGGCGTCTTGCCGTCGCCGGGCCAGTATTCGACGCCGCGCACCGAGGGCACGCCGGGCGTGGTCATGTCGTAGGTCCAGACCGCCTCGCCCGTCTCGGGTCGCAGGGCCACGATCTTGCGGTAGGGCGTGGGCAGGTAGATCAGGCCGTCGACCATCAGCGGCGTGG
Encoded proteins:
- a CDS encoding ThuA domain-containing protein — translated: MNRLLLALGLATAIAAPALAQTGNPGGAINDNLGAMDYGVCRGTDPKCFHDWPRAKSAKLKVLLYTRTAGPRHANLGAPLGAGLNPPLGDDNVVQKGMLRLAQENGIDLDYTEDVTQMQRLVGYNAVIFFSTSRDNLDDGAKTALRQYMRAGGGFVGVHNAFGTLYNWPYYEGLLGGANFYDHGPAQTADVVIVDDKDVSTKGLPKRFAMKDEWYNLVPFPTKVRFLATVDETSYTAKPGEGEGFPPPRPGQPPRPPMAPSVVGKSPGHGTFHPVAWCQYYDGGKAWLTTLGHDPGVFAQSDADFAGAKAFQAMVVGAIKSVAGQEPFCR
- a CDS encoding pyrroloquinoline quinone-dependent dehydrogenase; its protein translation is MKRLLLALLGGVSLVAADASAQTRPGQLDWPTYGGDHSGARYSGAKLITPANVAKLTPAWTFRMRPADAAPIESGPGGPPPPGAAAMAGGAPPAPSSAERAQAQAEGVAPRRPRSRFGPSEATPLMVDGLIYLPTPYRKIVALRPETGEAVWTYDMTTPGVPSVRGVEYWPGDGKTPPRIVFGTRDAKLVALDAKTGKPAEGFGEAGIVDMRTPEILNGTQGSLGMTSPPIVWGDLIITGSNTQEQPTLGAAGDIRAWDARTGKLVWTFHTVPRAGEVGADTWAGDSAKQRSGVNGWGLMTVDEARGIVYVPLGAPAWDRFGGDRKGANLFGTSVVALNAKTGERLWHYQVVHHDIWDFDLEAPPTLFDVKKDGKTIPAVGIVSKNGLMFILDRVTGKPVYPVQEKPVPKSDVAGEEAWPTQPFPSAPPPLSRITASRADLADLTPEHKAFCENLVDSNNINLGGPYLPTGAGRTTVNFPGTIGGVNWGGGAFDPSSGYFIVNTFDLGQMQSLVPNADGPMPFRMNQPFGRFWQPTGRLPCQKPPWGKLVAVDVNKGTIAWESVLGVTDSLPEAIQKTGRPSMGGPIVTAGGVVFIGATDDSRFRAFDAKTGAELWSTKLEASGHATPMTYVGKEGRQYVLIVSTGGTFLDSPLTSDAVTAFALPQ